Below is a window of Salvelinus alpinus chromosome 34, SLU_Salpinus.1, whole genome shotgun sequence DNA.
CCCCCCGTCCTGCCACCACTCAGCAAGAAGGTCTCGCCCCAGGCCAGCCCTCCTCGCCAGCTCAAACGAGCCCACGTGAGTTTGACACTTGAGTTAAAAGGTTCTTGTGAGGGCAGGCATCATGCTCTTTTTATCATCAGATGAACTCAATTGAGTTGTTTTGACACCCATTGCCCTTGTTGTGGTTTAGATATGGTCTCCTACAGAAGAAAGTGAAGCACCTGGTGAGCACATTAACCTTTTCTCTGGCACAGACTCTAGATGATTCCATGGACACGTATGGCTGCCAAGGATTCATATGATTCATAACAGTAGGTATGTTAGTGTGAcatattgttctctctctttctctcttccagaGCCAGTGGGCTCTAAGATCCCCAGGCTGGAGCCTCCGATGCCCCCTCTACCCACAGCACAACCCCTCTCGGGTGAGCCCACTCAGAGGACCACCAGACTCACTAACTCTTAACACCAGTGCAACAACTGGTGCACCTGTGGGTTTCCAGAGGAAACATCAACGGTAGATCAAAATAGAAATGAAAGCTCAAGGAAATGCATACTATCTTGTGAAGTTTTATATAGACAGTCCCCTGTCCATCAGCCTTATTGTTTTACCTATTCCCTTATTGAAATGAGCACTTGTGCAGTGTTGGAATGGTGTTAATGCTGCATATATCTGtctactcactactgtaatgtctCATGTTGC
It encodes the following:
- the LOC139563753 gene encoding cyclin-K-like gives rise to the protein MSQWSCWKILDLYSQGKQQMPQTSSTPQQLQTLTQLPTPPVLPPLSKKVSPQASPPRQLKRAHIWSPTEESEAPEPVGSKIPRLEPPMPPLPTAQPLSGEPTQRTTRLTNS